TTTCTTTTTCCAATCCAGGAGGATTAGAGATTCGATTTATAGGAAATTTTATCGCACATCCGAAAGGAATAAATTTATCATTCGGCGGTCCTTATACAGGCACTTATGTTCTAACCAATCTGGATACTTATCTAAACGAAAATCCGGCTCTTATTTCCGATTTCAAAAATAAATTTTACGGTAAAGAAGAAGTAAGCCCAAAAGGAGCAGAGATCCATTTTCTAAAAAGATTTATCAAAGAAAATCGATCTCGTTACTGGCAGGACATCGCAATCAAAAAACTTTTCAGATTGGATCCGAAAATCAGGGAAGCAGCTATCAAGGCAAAAATCCAGATCCCCTCTCAGGATTTGAATTCTGAAAATCCTATCCAAGAACAAAACAAACTTTAAAATTTCTTTTCCCTACCTAATAGTTCGGCTAACAAAACACCTGTGAGCACCAAACTGCATCCAATCAAGCCGGTCGCATCCAATCTTTCTTCCAAAGTAAAATAGGCAAGAATAGCGGAGAAGACAGGCTCCAAAGAAAAAATAAGTCCTGCTCTCGTAGGAGAAATTCCCTTTTGGTACTTTGTTTGCAAGAATGTGGTTCCTACTGAAGAGATCAAACCATTGTAAAATAACGCAGGCATTACTCTGAAATCCATTTTGATAAACAAAGGTTCGAATTCAGTCCAATGTAAGATGAATGCCAAAAGAAAAGCGAATACACTAGTCACCAATGTTTGGGATAAAAGAAGAATATCCAGAGGACAGGACTTACTTGCCTTATCCACATAGATAATGTATAAGGAAAAGAAAAACGCTCCCCCCAAAGTAAGCACATCGCCCAAATGATAGGATATTACTAATTTATGATCTTCTCCTACCGACTCAGCGGAAAGGAAGAATAAGCCGAACATTACAACGATCACTCCCAGGAGATTTCCCGAGCTGGGCATACGTTTTAGAAATAAAGTCTGTAAAATAGGAGTGATAACAACCAAGGTCCCGGTCAAAAATCCGGACTTAGTTGCGGTAGTATATTTTAAACCGACTGTCTCGAATGCAAATCCAAGAAACATCCAAAAGCCCAATAGAAACGCCAAAAAATATAAATACTTGTTTGTCTTCCAATCTGGATACGATACCGGGTTCTTTCGGTTTTTAAGAAGAATATAAATTACAAAAACAAATGTCGCGATCGCAAATCGGATCCCTATAAATAAACAGGAAGAAATGGAAACCAAACTTAGTTTCGTAGCGGAGAAGGTTCCACCCCAGATCAAGGTACAAAAGATTAAGGCGGCCTCGTTTTTATATCTGTTCATGATCTTATTGGGCAGCCGCTTTCTTCCTTAAGACGATATCAACCGCTTTCCAGGATCTCCAAGTGGTTCCTTCCCAGTTAACTGTTTCGTATCCTTCTTTTTCGACTTTCAATTTAATACCTCTGATCCCTGGAAAAGATTGGAAGAACATTCCATCTTCCTTGCGAGAGGTTCGAACTTCTCCATGATAAAAAAGTATTTTTTCATATTTGATATTCGCTACTAATGGAGTCCCATGTTCGTCTTTGATCTTAAAGTAAAGTTTACTTCCATCAGCAATTTCTTCCAAAAGGATCGTCCAAGCCGGCCTTAAAGACTCTACAATTTTAGGAACATCGGAGTAAGGAGGATTTAAATGAGAAGATTCTATTAAATATGCAAGAGTTCCGTATTTAAAGAAATAATAATCTTGGTCGACTCCATCCACACCGTAGATATTTTTTTTGGCGCTGAAATTATGATTTGGATTTTTACTTTCTATGGAAGACGCAATCTTCTTACCCAAATTCCAAGCGAAGTCCGGCTCCGGATTAGAAGTTCCGTCTATCGTATAAGGAACTAAAATACAATTCGCAAAGGCGTGATAGCTGATAGAAGCGGCAAACCTTTCCTTTTCCGCTAAATTCATCATCGCTTGAGTTTCAGGTTCAGATCCTGGATAAGGCCCTCTAAAAAATACACTATTGGACAAAGAAGAAGTTTGGTTCGATTTTGTTTTTCCCCAAAAAAATGGATAGTTCCGATTGATATCCACCCCCGGATTATCTTTTTCGGAAATCTGTCCCCAACCAGGATATCCATTCTTTCTTCCCATAGACATATTCTCATGCCAGAATATTCTGGAGCCGTCAGGGTTCACGATCGGAACTATCCATATCTTCAACTTCGCAAACAAATCACCATACTTCTTCTTATGTGCCAGAAGTTCATAGATCACATCATAACAATGTTCCACAGAAACTACTTCATTAGAATGATGAGCGCAGTTAAATAGAACGGAAATTTTATCTTCGTCCGGAATGGCAATATCCGTGAGTAAGATTGCTGGGATCTCTCTTCCTCTGCTCGATTTTCCGATGATCTTGTGCTCAGTATGTTTAGGAAAAAGGCGATGTACCCAATATAAATAATGAGAATTTAATATATTATCCTTATAACCTTTCTTGATATCGGCTAAAGCAAAAATAGACTCCGATAAAGAATCCTGGTAATTTCCGGAATAGTATTTGAAAGGCATTCCCTTTGCGATATTGATCCCTTCTTTAGGAAAACCATAAACTTTTAGTTTTTCCCTAGGTATCACCGCATAACTATGATCCTTCTCTATAAATGTATAAGGAACTTCCCAAGAAGTTGCCTTCTCAAATTCTTCCCTTGCGTTTTTATCTATTTTTAGAAGAACAGAAATCGAGCCGTCGTTTAACGGCCTAGAAGGAATGGTTTCCCTAAGTATAGAACAGGAAACTAGATATGAATAAAAAAATAAGCCGAGTAGAGAGACCCGAAAGAAGCCCGTCACAGTAGTAATTTTCTGGAAGGGAATCGGAAAGAAAAGAAAGATTCAGTAATAGAAGGAATATTTATTGTTCCGTTCGGGAAAAAGGCTGAAACCCTTTCCCGAATCGGTAATGATCTTTAAATTATTTTTTCTGCCAGAATTGAGAACGGCCTATCAAGGAGAATCCTATATAACCGCGGACTTCTAATTTTTTTCCACCCTCGGTTGCTTTCAGACTACATTTGTACCAAGTTCCATCATTTGGATCTAAGATACGTCCGCCCGTCCATTTGTCTCCATCAGCCGATAACCCTTTAATGATTACCATTCCTAAGATTGGTTTATCTTTTTCAGGTCCATCACATTCGGTACAACGAGCAGGTTTTCCATCCTTATCGTTCGGATCAATAAGGCTCAGGATTTTTCCGAAAATTTTTCCGTCCTTCTCATAGATCTCAACTGTAGATTCTTCCTTGGTTCCTGCGTCATTAAATGTTCTCCAAACTCCTGTAACTGGAGCAGGATCGGCGGAAAGACTAAATGCTCCCGCAAAGAATAAAGCGAATAAGAATATTACGTTGATTCTCTTCACAAAATCACCTCGTTAAAATAGAAATAAAACGGGGAGAACTCTCCCCGCCACTTGGAATTTTATTTTTTAAGCCAAGTCTGAGTTCTACCGATCAATGAGAAACCGATGAACCCTCTAACGCTCAATTTAGCACCACCATCAGTGGCTTTTAATTTACATTTATATATTTTACCGTTATTAGGATCCATGATGGTTCCTCCGGTATATTCGTCATCGTCTAGGCTTAAACCTTTGATGATAACAAGTCCAATAACCGGTTTGTCTTTATCTGCACCTTCACACTTGGTACAAATTTTCGGCTTGCCATCTTTATCCAAAGGATCTCTTAAGCTAGCGATTTTTCCGTAAATTTTGCCGCCAGCCTCGTAGATCTCTACTACGGACTTTTCTTTACCGTCTTCGTCATCAATGGTTTTCCATTTTCCGACTACTGGAAGCGCGTCAGCAAATGTGGATTCACCCACTAAAAACGCCGCCAAAACGACAAACAAAACGAGTGATTTTTTCATTTTTGATTAACCCCTTAACGTTTCTATTGAAATCGGTTATATTTAGTCTTCTTTGGAACCTAGCAAGCAAACTATTCTTCGAACCAATTTTTTTGCTCAAAAAACCATGATTTTACGGGAAAGAAATAAGGTTTTACGCAAAAACATGTAGTCTTATAGGTTAATTATAAGAGAAGCCCGGTTTTTACTAGTTTTCTCAGAGTATTCTTTATGTTTTCGAATCGTTTCCTCCCCTATTTACGCGTATTTCTATCCGTCCTTATCTCGGTATTTTTCCTTTTTTATTGCTCTCAAGAAGATAAAAGTTCCAAAACAAATGATTTAGTCGCGTTATCCTTACTCACAAACAGGGATCAGGTTGCGGAGGCTTTGACCTCGGCTATGGATCCTATATCAGGTTCTATGGAAGGTTTAAGCGGAGAAGGCGCATCGGTTGCTATCCGAGGAAATCGTATCAGTTGGCCGGAAAGGATCAGTGCCCTAGGACATCGAATTTGGAATAAAGGACCTGATTTCGGAGAATTAGAAGCCTATAATTTCTCATTTAGTTGTTGGGGAGGCGGAAATTATTCTAGACAAGTATCTTCTACTGATGCAAACGCGTATGACTTCTTGGATTATATTCTGAATGGGAACGATCCTTCTTCTTCTTTCTTAGTTTCTAAAGAATTCGGGAATTGTAAATTTTTGCCTTTCAGCAATTGGACTATCGATGGGTTGACTGAAAACATTTGGAGTAATCTTTCCGCTTCTTCTCCTTTCGTACAAAACGGTACGAACTTGAAAATTGGAGTAAATCGTACGATCCAAAATTCATCCCAAGGAATTTCCATAAAGGCTACTGGAACAGGCGCACCACTTTCGTACGCCGCTGGAACTCCAACCACTAACCAGGCCTATTCTTTAACATGGAATAATATTCTTACTGGAGCTTCTCCTGGAATTTCCTCATATTCCCAAGATGTTTCCGTTTTGAGAGAAGGTTATTCAGGAACGGATCTGATTTTTTCTCACCAGGTTTCTTCCTTGAGTTCTTTGCAGTACGGTGCGGATAGAAGCGACTCTAATCCTTTATCCTGGTACCGTTTATGGAGTGCCGGTTCTTTACAAGTAGTCCATTTGGAAAAAAATTTCACATTAACTGTTTCGGTAGATGAACCGGTAAAATGGAAATACGTGGATTGCCTTCCTAGATCGGGAAAAGTATCCTTCACCCTGAGCGGAGATCTGACAGGTACCGGATCCATCTCCTTCTCAAGTGGATCAGGATATTATGTGTATACGGTGACTGATTCTAATGGAAATAATTCTACAGAGCAGGGAAATCTAGATTTCTCTTCTTGCAGCGTTCCACTTTTTATTCTCTAAAAATTTCTCTTGCATAAGAATGCGCCTGGGCGAATCCTCTTGGGAAAGGACTCTTCCAGGTTTGATGAACTCATATTCCTTTCGTCCGATCCATTTTATCATTCTATTTTTATCCATAATCTTTTTGGTCGCTCCTCATGTGCTTGGATCTCCAGATCCGAGCAAACCCTGCTACGGAAAAAAGATCAAAGGAATGCAATGTATTCCGGAAGGATATTTTATCCGAGGAAGTAATACACATGATCCTGACGAGGCCCCGGAACAAAAAATTTATCTCAGCGACTTCTTCATAGATCTTTACGAAGTCACAAATGAGGACTTCAGCAAATGTATAGAAGAAGGTTCCTGCAAAGATTGCCTATATAATGGGACCTGCGATTATATTGGCCCGGCTTACGGCGATCTGTATTTAAAACCCAAACAACCTGTGCTCGGAGTCAGTTGGTATACTGCAAAAGAATACTGTGAATGGTTGGGCAAAAGACTTCCAACGGAAGCGGAATGGGAGAAGGCAGCGAGAGGTCCGAAAGGGAATTTATTTCCCTGGGGCAACAGACCCGCAAACTGTAAGTTAGCCGTCATCGAAGAAGATGAGCGAAAAGGTTGTGTTTATAAAAAAATCAATCCTCCGAATTTAATGCCCACGGCTCCGGTAGGAAGTAGACCTGCCGGAGTATATGGGCTTTTTGATATGGCCGGAAATTCCTGGGAATGGGTCCAGGATTGGTACTCCGAAAATTACAAAGTTTGTGGAGAAGCCTGCAGCGGAAAAGATCCCAAAGGTCCCTGCGAAGGAGAAGATAGTTGTCCCGGTTTTGATAAAAAAACCTTAAAAGGTGGATCCTGGTGGTGGCCCGCAAGTTATGCAAGAGGTTCCAAAAGGAGAGCCCATGTCCCTCAAAATTACCCGGAATACCACCATTTTGGGTTTCGTTGTGCAAAAGACGCAGGTTAAAAAGCTATACAACTGACAGTGCTCTTATAAACAAATACGTAAGAAGCCAAAAATGGTTATGCGAAATGAAAACAAAAAATCCAAAGAAACCTATCGTTTCTCTCTTGTTGGTCCTCCTACTGGGACAATGTGGACCTACAGAGCCTTCTCCAATCACAGGAATAGAAACTCCATCTACAAATTGGGAACAAGAAAAAAGTCCTTATATAATTTCTAACTGGGCGTTTTCCGAAATCCCTCCTGGTAATTTTTTCCATGGACATTTCCCTGTTTTGCCAGGGCAAAATTCCGAAAACCCTTCCGGCCAAGATTCTTACAAAATAGAATCCTTCTTAGCTGCGCCTTCTAATATCTCGAATTATAATCCCAAACAAAAAGATTCCTCTTTTGTATTCTTTCATTCCGTAAAAAGAAGCAAAAACGATCTGGATATATTACTTTCTGCTTATGTACCTTTTTGTCCGTCCGGATGTTATCTGGGAGTAAAATCGGAAGGCAAAGAGCAACTGATTATACCGGGAGAATCGGAAGATTCTTCCAAACCCAGGATCGTAGTTATTCCATTCCAAAATGAAGAAGTGACTCTGGCCTTACAGTTATTCCCTTTTAACGGCCCCAGAAACATGATGGAAAATCCGATAGTGGGTAGCTTTTCGGAAATCCAAACCGTCTATCTGGTAAAAGCGCTTCGAGTATTATTATTTAGCTCTTTGGAGTTTTTTTCATTCTTCTTTTTTGCGTTCATTTATATAAGAAGGCCCCAAGATAAATTTAATCTTTCCTTCTCTCTTCTAAACTTATCTTTAGCTATCTGGTATCCCGCGTATGAAGGTTGGTTCCAATACGTAGTGGACTCTCCTTGGACTTGGGTCATTTTCGGATATTCCCTGGGAGCATTCCTTCCCATTCTATTTTATGAATTTACGATCGGAATCTTTCAGGCACCCAGAAACATCCCAGGAAGAATATTACAATTTCTTTTTATTCTGTTAACCATCTGGCCGTCTTTAGAATACGGACTCACAGGAGGACATCAATACTTCGGGAAGGTTGCCTTCCAGATATTTTTAGTCATATTAGTATTCTTTTATATGAATACTCTCTATATCTTTTTCAGATACAGATGGAGCAGTATTCTATCTTTCAGATGGGTGGTCACAGGCTTGATACTTGTCGCAGTGTCTTCTTTTTACACTGTGATGAGTTTCGCAGGTTTCGGCACGGCTCAGCCTTGGGTAAACGAAAGCTTTTTAGTGTTAACATTACTTTTCAGTTTGGCACTCGCAAAAAGATACGCAGAAGTTTTCAGAGCCCTAGAAAAATCGGAAGGTAAGCTCAAATCATTAAACGAATCTTTGGAAACAAAGGTAGAAGAAAGAACTAAAATTATAGAGCTCCAAAAAGCGGAACTTGTACAAAAAGGAAGAATTTTAGCGAAGGACCTTTCTATTGCAGGAAAGATCCAAAATGCGTTACTTCCAACGGAACTCCCGGTTATTCCTAATGCAAGGATCTCTTATAGATACAAACCAATGATGGAAATAGGCGGAGACTTATTGGATGTGATCTACGACCCTTCCACAAGTTCTTTAGGAATGTTCATCGGAGATGTAACCGGTCATGGTGTTTCCGCAGCACTGTTGGCATCCATGCTAAAAATGACTCTTGGGGATTGGTCTATTCTTCTACAAGATCCGTCTTCTCTTCTATTACATATTCGTAATCAATTCGAAGGCAAATTGGACGGTCATTTTATCACAGCCACTTTAGTAACCGTGGATCTAAGGTCCGGCAAAACATTAATCGCAAATGCAGGACATCCGGAATGTCTTGTATTGAGAAAAAGTGGGCTCGTAGAATTTTATAGGCCCAAAGGAGTCGCGATCTACGAGGCGATCCCAACCACTTACCAAACAGAATCAGTGGACTTATTACCTGGAGACAAGGTAGTATTATATACGGACGGAATTCCCGATTCCAGAAATTCGGAGGGAGAATTTTTCGGAGAAGATCGTCTATCCGACCTGCTGAGGAAAAATTCTTTTAGACCTCCTGAAGAACTTTGCGATTCGGTCATACATGGAGTTCAATCCTTTCAGGGAGAATTTCAACACCAAGACGATATGGCATTGCTGGTAGTGGAGTATTTGGGTTAATTTAAAGAGTCTATATTTTTCCAATTAATAGAAAACGCGCGAACGGATATGGATTTCCGTCCTCCTATCGATTCAGGCACGACTATGTTCCGTGATTTTTAAAGAAAGTAATGAATTTGAATATTTGGGTAGATGTAAATCTTCTGCGAGTTTTGCTGCTTCATTCAAATACGAATTGATTAGATCGGAGATCTGCCTTTCTAACTGGATTTCTCCCAAAAGCCCTAAAACTTCCTGCTTTTTATTCCTTTTCCAGTCTTGCCTTTTGTCTTCCGGAAGAAAATAGATCATAGAGGAAATGTCCTCATTTTCCAAATCTTCATTCAGATCTTGGTAATCGTCCAAAAGTCTCCAGGCCACACCAAAGAATTCGTACATTCTCTTTACGAGTTCAGCTTGGTCTTTGGAGAAAAAAGATCTGGCAAGCAAATACGGTTGTAAGGACCAAATTCCCATTTGAGAACGAAATCTGGAAAGATGAGCTTCTAAACTTTCTGCAATCCCTAAATCCACAATGGATTTAAAGTATCTGTCTATAAATTCCTCTGCGATCAGCACACCGTCATGCACTTCTCTACCAAATAATTTGCTAGATTGAGCATATCTAGTCCAAGCCTCAGTCCTAAGCTGAAGAATGATATGATTCGCTCTTAAAGATCCGTCTGTTAAATGATCATCAAGAGAATGAAGTAATAATGCAGAAGAGTGAGACTCGAGTAGCAAAGTTAGCCATGGATTTTCCCAAGGCAATCCATGAGCAGACTCATTTATCCAATACAGGATAGAATAACTTGGACTATAATATTTTCTTAAAAAATTAAATCCTTCCGTTACGCTATTCTCGGAATATTTATATAAAAATAAGACCGCCTCAGTTCTGAGAGAAATCGGCAATCCATAACAAATACTTAAAGCGGAACGATTCAGTAACTTGCAGAATTCTTCCGCCTCTCCGGGGTTATCCGAAAGACCGAAATCAAGCCTTTGCATGGCCACATATTGGAGAAATTTATTTTTTTTACCATTTATTTAATTTCTTCTAAGAAATTTTTGTGATAATTAAGGCTTTTCGAAGTTTCTTTCCGGAAATAATATTCCATTTTAGCATTTTAGAATTTAATAACAGTTTACCCTAATCAAGGTAAGCTATTTTCAGAATGTTGGATACAAGTTTATATTATGTCGCCTAATTTGAGGGCAATCTCTAAAAAAAGATACGTTATACTTCTTATTAATCTAAATCAAAATTCCATAAGATTATAAAATCGGAATACAGATTCCACTCCTTCCTGGATATTTTTCTTGAAGATTTTAAATCTTAAAAAAATCCTCCACGGATCGGCAGGAAGTAGTTTGAGAACTTTTTTAGATTTTATTCATACAGAAAAAACGAACCATCCTCAATTTATACTTAGCATACAAAAAGAAGATCCCAAACTTTTACAGAATTGGTTCCAAACGATAGGTTATGATGTTTCTACCTGGGAATGTTCCAAGGTAATTGAAACATTTAGGACTACATTAGGTCATAAAAGAAAGGACTTGGACCCTTCTTCCCTACATTAAAATTTTATAATAACTATCCTAGGACTGAGTTCAGGTCACGGGAAATTATATCGCAACCCCAAACAAGACCTGCAATTGAGCTCCATAGGGATTCTGATGAGTTCTTGCTTCTTTTTCAGGTTCCTGCCAATCTTTCTGCAATTGTCTATAATCCCAATTTGTATTGGTGCCGTACGAACCTCTTTGTTCATGAGTGGTTCTATCAGGATAGAATAGAATATTTCCTCCCACATGAATAAAAAATCCAGAGTTGAAAACATACCGGAAACCTGCCCCCGCAGAAAGAAAAAGTTTTTGTTGAGAAATATTCCAAGCATAGTCCCTATAATTTCCGCTTGGAACATAGGTCTCTGTCTTTCTTTGTTTTTCCGAATATGTTTCTAGTCCTGCTCCTGCCGCAAAATAATAAGGACCGGAAAAAGGAAACCATTCCATTTGGAGTGCCAATTGTCTTTGGATCTTTTCTGAATTTGTAAGCGTGAATACTCCTGATAGATCAGATTGCACGCCATTCACATCCAAATCGAATCTTTGGATTACTCTTTGTTCTTGCCATTGCAGAGAAGCGGCCAATTTGGAAGAAAATTGGATCCCTGAACCGAACCAACTCAAACCGTTTGAAGTAAACCCTCCAATGAAAAATTTTCTGGAATTTCTTCTTTCTGCCTGCTCGAGTTCACCTGGAACAGGAGCAAGATTATTGTTTCCTTGGGCAAAAGCCGCAGGTGCAATAAATAAGAAGAATGCAAAAATAATTTTTTGAACGAGTTTTTGTTTCATACGTGTCCGTCCAGCCGATCCAGGATTCCAAATTTCTTTGGAAAGGTCAAGCTACTCGGAGGAGACGTAGACAGTTCCTCCTTTATTTAAAAATTCTTGGGATTTTTCTTTGAATCCTTCTTCCATAGCCTTCTCGTCCGAGATCCCTTTCTCTTCCGCATATTTTCTAAGCTCCTGGGTCAAATGCATGGAACAGAAATGAGGCCCACACATAGAGCAAAAATGCGCCGTTTTCATTCTATCCTGAGGGAGTGTCTCGTCATGAAAGGACTGGGCAGTATCGGGATCCAAGGAAAGTGCAAACTGGTCTTCCCATCTGAATTCGAATCTTGCCTTACTCAATAGATTGTCTCTTTCCTTGGCGCCTGGGTGTCCTTTAGCAAGATCTGCCGCATGCGCAGCGATCTTATAAGCGATCACTCCCTGCTTTACGTCTTCTTTATCGGGAAGTCCCAAATGTTCTTTTGGAGTTACGTAACAAAGCATCGCGGTTCCATGCCAGCCAATCATTGCAGCTCCAATCGCGGAAGTGATATGATCATAACCGGGTGCAATATCAGTCACTAGAGGCCCTAATGTGTAAAATGGAGCTTCCTTACAAATTTCCATCTGCAGATCTACATTCTCTTTGATCTTATCTAATGGAACATGACCAGGCCCTTCTATCATTACTTGGATATCTTCTTTCCAAGCAATCTGAGTAAGCTCTCCCAATGTTCTTAATTCTGAAAATTGTGCCTCGTCGTTTGCATCCGCGATACTTCCCGGACGTAAACCGTCACCCAAGGAGAAGGATACCCCGTATTTTTTCATCACCTTGCAGATTTCTTCGAAACCTGTATAAAGGAAATTTTCCTGATGATGTGCCAAACACCATTTTGCGATGATAGAACCACCTCTGGAAACAATACCCGTTACTCTTTTGGAAGTCAGCGGAATATATCTAAGAAGCACTCCGGAGTGAATTGTAAAATAATCTACACCTTGTTCCGCCTGCTCTTCCAAAGTTTCTAAAAATACCGAAAGACTTAAATTCTCCGCCTTACCTTTTACTTTTTCCAAGGCTTGGTAGATCGGAACCGTTCCGATCGGGACGGGAGAATTTCGAATGATCCATTCTCTAGTCTCGTGGATATTTTTTCCTGTGGAGAGATCCATCACAGTATCGGCCCCCCACTTGATAGACCATCGGAGCTTCTCCACTTCCTCTTCAATGGAAGAAGAAAGAGCTGAATTACCTATATTCGCATTTATTTTTACTAAAAAGTTTTTGCCGATGATCATAGGCTCCAATTCAGGATGTTTCTTGTTGGAAGGAATGATTGCTCTTCCTCTTGCAATCTCACTTCTCACAAATTCAGGATCCATTCCCTCACGGAGAGCCACATATTTCATTTCTTCGGTTATCAATCCCTGTTTTGCGAAATACATTTGAGAATGATTTTGAACGGGAGAAGGACCTGAACTTCTTTTGCGGATCCATTCTTCCCTAAGCTTAGGGATTCCTGCCTTCCAATCGGAAGGATTCCATCCGTCTTTCCAAGGACCTTCGGTAGTGTACGCGTGATAAACAGTTCCGTCAGTTAAGCGAATTTCTTTGCGAGGGATCTCGGACGGAGTTAGAGTTTGATTGGATTCCATAGTTTTTCTCCCATGTCGGGGAGAATTCCGGAATCTGAAAAACGGGGAAAAGAAAAAGGATCCGGGAAAAAGTCCATGCGAAATTTATAATCTTTCGCGAACCTAGATCTCGGACATTTGTTTTTTTCCGTTTCCCTTCGCAGGCATTATCCTGATCAGGTTCCGGGGACTCTCTCAGAGACTTTTGGTCCCACCCCCAACGGTTCTCTCCATCTGATTCCTAAATTCTAGTCTTGCAAGGAGTTTTTCCAAAACTTATCGCTCGAACTAGTAAGAGAAAATTCACTGATTTTTCTCAAAGTTTAAAAAATTGAAATTAACGAACAGACGTTAAGCTTCAAATAGAAGAGGAAGTGAATGTTTATTTTTTACAACAAATGTTCAAAATAAAATCCTATATAACGGACTTTTTTATTTTATTCAGAATATCTGTTTGACACTCAAGTCCGCATCGATATTGTCCTGTCCAATGCTTGGGCCCAGGATATAGACATAAATGGTCCAAGTGAAAAACCACTCTACTATACGAAAAGTTTAAGGAGCTATTTAAATGGTTCGTAACATCACGAGAGCTTTGTTAGTTTTCGCCGTACTTTGTTCTTCATTCGGCTTGAGCGCAAAGTCTTACATCACTGGAGGCCTCGGTCTCCAATTTGACCTGGGATCATTGGGCGATACAATTGCAACTGATGGTTTGGATGCATCTGGAAGCTATGCTACTACTGATTCCACTGGAACTCAGGGTGGGGTTCTTCCTCGTCGTGCAATCATTCCTGAAAACCGTTTGTTAAGTTTACAACACACTACAAACGGATTGATCAGCGCTAAAACTAGCGGTGCGATGACAGGACTTACTCTATCCTTAGGATATGAGCACGATTTCGGAAAGGCTTTCT
The DNA window shown above is from Leptospira neocaledonica and carries:
- a CDS encoding M14 family zinc carboxypeptidase yields the protein MTGFFRVSLLGLFFYSYLVSCSILRETIPSRPLNDGSISVLLKIDKNAREEFEKATSWEVPYTFIEKDHSYAVIPREKLKVYGFPKEGINIAKGMPFKYYSGNYQDSLSESIFALADIKKGYKDNILNSHYLYWVHRLFPKHTEHKIIGKSSRGREIPAILLTDIAIPDEDKISVLFNCAHHSNEVVSVEHCYDVIYELLAHKKKYGDLFAKLKIWIVPIVNPDGSRIFWHENMSMGRKNGYPGWGQISEKDNPGVDINRNYPFFWGKTKSNQTSSLSNSVFFRGPYPGSEPETQAMMNLAEKERFAASISYHAFANCILVPYTIDGTSNPEPDFAWNLGKKIASSIESKNPNHNFSAKKNIYGVDGVDQDYYFFKYGTLAYLIESSHLNPPYSDVPKIVESLRPAWTILLEEIADGSKLYFKIKDEHGTPLVANIKYEKILFYHGEVRTSRKEDGMFFQSFPGIRGIKLKVEKEGYETVNWEGTTWRSWKAVDIVLRKKAAAQ
- a CDS encoding formylglycine-generating enzyme family protein, producing MNSYSFRPIHFIILFLSIIFLVAPHVLGSPDPSKPCYGKKIKGMQCIPEGYFIRGSNTHDPDEAPEQKIYLSDFFIDLYEVTNEDFSKCIEEGSCKDCLYNGTCDYIGPAYGDLYLKPKQPVLGVSWYTAKEYCEWLGKRLPTEAEWEKAARGPKGNLFPWGNRPANCKLAVIEEDERKGCVYKKINPPNLMPTAPVGSRPAGVYGLFDMAGNSWEWVQDWYSENYKVCGEACSGKDPKGPCEGEDSCPGFDKKTLKGGSWWWPASYARGSKRRAHVPQNYPEYHHFGFRCAKDAG
- a CDS encoding DMT family transporter; this translates as MNRYKNEAALIFCTLIWGGTFSATKLSLVSISSCLFIGIRFAIATFVFVIYILLKNRKNPVSYPDWKTNKYLYFLAFLLGFWMFLGFAFETVGLKYTTATKSGFLTGTLVVITPILQTLFLKRMPSSGNLLGVIVVMFGLFFLSAESVGEDHKLVISYHLGDVLTLGGAFFFSLYIIYVDKASKSCPLDILLLSQTLVTSVFAFLLAFILHWTEFEPLFIKMDFRVMPALFYNGLISSVGTTFLQTKYQKGISPTRAGLIFSLEPVFSAILAYFTLEERLDATGLIGCSLVLTGVLLAELLGREKKF
- a CDS encoding class 1 isoprenoid biosynthesis enzyme — encoded protein: MQRLDFGLSDNPGEAEEFCKLLNRSALSICYGLPISLRTEAVLFLYKYSENSVTEGFNFLRKYYSPSYSILYWINESAHGLPWENPWLTLLLESHSSALLLHSLDDHLTDGSLRANHIILQLRTEAWTRYAQSSKLFGREVHDGVLIAEEFIDRYFKSIVDLGIAESLEAHLSRFRSQMGIWSLQPYLLARSFFSKDQAELVKRMYEFFGVAWRLLDDYQDLNEDLENEDISSMIYFLPEDKRQDWKRNKKQEVLGLLGEIQLERQISDLINSYLNEAAKLAEDLHLPKYSNSLLSLKITEHSRA
- a CDS encoding DUF2147 domain-containing protein, which produces MKKSLVLFVVLAAFLVGESTFADALPVVGKWKTIDDEDGKEKSVVEIYEAGGKIYGKIASLRDPLDKDGKPKICTKCEGADKDKPVIGLVIIKGLSLDDDEYTGGTIMDPNNGKIYKCKLKATDGGAKLSVRGFIGFSLIGRTQTWLKK
- a CDS encoding DUF2147 domain-containing protein; protein product: MKRINVIFLFALFFAGAFSLSADPAPVTGVWRTFNDAGTKEESTVEIYEKDGKIFGKILSLIDPNDKDGKPARCTECDGPEKDKPILGMVIIKGLSADGDKWTGGRILDPNDGTWYKCSLKATEGGKKLEVRGYIGFSLIGRSQFWQKK
- a CDS encoding PP2C family protein-serine/threonine phosphatase codes for the protein MKTKNPKKPIVSLLLVLLLGQCGPTEPSPITGIETPSTNWEQEKSPYIISNWAFSEIPPGNFFHGHFPVLPGQNSENPSGQDSYKIESFLAAPSNISNYNPKQKDSSFVFFHSVKRSKNDLDILLSAYVPFCPSGCYLGVKSEGKEQLIIPGESEDSSKPRIVVIPFQNEEVTLALQLFPFNGPRNMMENPIVGSFSEIQTVYLVKALRVLLFSSLEFFSFFFFAFIYIRRPQDKFNLSFSLLNLSLAIWYPAYEGWFQYVVDSPWTWVIFGYSLGAFLPILFYEFTIGIFQAPRNIPGRILQFLFILLTIWPSLEYGLTGGHQYFGKVAFQIFLVILVFFYMNTLYIFFRYRWSSILSFRWVVTGLILVAVSSFYTVMSFAGFGTAQPWVNESFLVLTLLFSLALAKRYAEVFRALEKSEGKLKSLNESLETKVEERTKIIELQKAELVQKGRILAKDLSIAGKIQNALLPTELPVIPNARISYRYKPMMEIGGDLLDVIYDPSTSSLGMFIGDVTGHGVSAALLASMLKMTLGDWSILLQDPSSLLLHIRNQFEGKLDGHFITATLVTVDLRSGKTLIANAGHPECLVLRKSGLVEFYRPKGVAIYEAIPTTYQTESVDLLPGDKVVLYTDGIPDSRNSEGEFFGEDRLSDLLRKNSFRPPEELCDSVIHGVQSFQGEFQHQDDMALLVVEYLG